One window from the genome of Cryobacterium sp. GrIS_2_6 encodes:
- a CDS encoding excinuclease ABC subunit UvrA, with protein MHTAIPSLPSVSATPGFVRVRGARENNLRDVDVDVPRDAIVAFTGVSGSGKSSLAFGTIFAEAQRRFLESVAPYARRLIQQGHTPQVDEITGLPPAVALRQRRGTPSSRSTVGTLTTLSNSLRMMYSRAGTYPADAPRLESDSFSPNTVAGACPRCHGLGIAHLPTRASLVPDGTLSIREGAVAAWPGAWQGKNLRDILITLGYDVDVPWNDLPAESRDWILFTEEQPVVEITPQRDRVAKPYQGRFWSARSYVLHTLADSQSQGQRERALRFVESGPCPLCGGSGLTPAALAVTVAGLSISQLAGLPLTTLAETLRPLTQAGSAGRGEASGGVEATISRDLLARIEVLVDLGLGYLSLSRSTPTLSPGEMQRLRIATQLRSGLFGVVYVLDEPSAGLHPADAEPLLVVLEQLKSSGNSVFVVEHNMDVVRAADWVIDVGPHAGTGGGEVLYSGPVGGLAGVPESVTRRFLFPASDTTDAAVPVPARREPHAWLGLRGVNVHNLQDLDAEFPLGLLSAVTGVSGSGKSSLISQIVADGPVDRLVTVDQKPIGRTPRSNLATYTGLFDAVRAAFAATPAARSRGFGAGRFSFNVTGGRCETCLGEGSVTVELLFLPGSYALCPACHGSRYNPETLEVDYRGKTIADVLGLSVDAAAGFLADVPAAARSLETLREVGLGYLRLGQPATELSGGEAQRIKLASELQRARRGHTLYLLDEPTTGLHPADVQLLLAQLNRLVDAGNTVVVVEHNLDVIAAADWVIDLGPSGGSAGGRILVAGPPEVVAAHTGSKTAPYLARRLSQGVVQ; from the coding sequence ATGCATACTGCGATCCCGTCTCTCCCGTCCGTCTCTGCCACCCCCGGTTTCGTGCGGGTGCGGGGAGCCAGGGAGAACAACCTGAGGGATGTCGACGTCGACGTGCCCCGCGACGCGATCGTCGCCTTCACCGGCGTCTCCGGTTCCGGCAAGTCGTCGCTCGCCTTCGGCACGATCTTCGCCGAGGCCCAGCGCCGGTTCCTCGAATCGGTCGCCCCGTACGCCCGCCGGTTGATCCAGCAGGGCCACACTCCGCAGGTGGACGAGATCACGGGCCTCCCTCCCGCGGTCGCCCTGCGGCAGCGACGTGGTACGCCGAGTTCGCGGTCGACGGTCGGCACCCTAACGACTCTGTCGAATTCCCTGCGCATGATGTACTCCCGTGCGGGCACATACCCGGCGGATGCGCCCAGGCTCGAATCGGACTCCTTCTCCCCGAATACCGTGGCCGGGGCGTGCCCACGCTGCCACGGGCTCGGAATCGCGCACCTCCCGACACGCGCGAGCCTCGTGCCCGACGGGACCCTCAGCATCCGCGAGGGCGCCGTCGCGGCGTGGCCGGGCGCCTGGCAGGGCAAGAACCTCCGCGACATCCTGATCACCCTCGGCTACGACGTCGACGTGCCGTGGAACGACCTCCCCGCTGAGAGCAGGGACTGGATCCTCTTCACGGAGGAGCAGCCCGTCGTGGAGATCACGCCGCAGCGCGACCGGGTCGCCAAGCCGTACCAGGGCCGGTTCTGGAGTGCGCGCAGCTACGTTCTGCACACCCTCGCCGACTCGCAGAGCCAGGGTCAGCGGGAGCGTGCGCTCCGGTTCGTGGAGTCCGGACCGTGCCCGCTCTGCGGCGGGAGCGGCCTCACCCCGGCCGCCCTCGCCGTGACGGTGGCTGGGCTCTCCATCTCCCAGCTGGCCGGGCTGCCGCTCACCACCCTCGCCGAGACCCTCCGCCCGCTCACGCAGGCCGGGTCCGCCGGGCGCGGCGAGGCATCCGGAGGGGTCGAAGCCACGATCAGCCGCGACCTGCTCGCGCGCATCGAGGTGCTGGTCGATCTCGGCCTCGGCTACCTCAGCCTCTCGCGCTCCACCCCGACGCTCTCGCCCGGTGAGATGCAGCGCCTCCGAATCGCGACCCAGTTGAGGTCGGGTCTCTTCGGCGTGGTCTACGTGCTCGACGAGCCCTCCGCGGGTCTGCACCCCGCCGACGCCGAACCCCTCCTCGTCGTGCTCGAGCAGCTCAAGTCCTCCGGCAACTCCGTCTTCGTCGTCGAACACAACATGGACGTCGTGCGCGCCGCCGACTGGGTCATCGACGTCGGTCCGCACGCAGGAACCGGCGGCGGCGAGGTGCTCTACAGCGGTCCGGTCGGCGGGCTCGCCGGGGTCCCGGAGTCGGTGACCCGGCGATTCCTGTTCCCCGCTTCCGACACGACGGATGCCGCGGTCCCTGTGCCGGCGCGGAGGGAACCACACGCCTGGCTCGGCCTGCGCGGGGTCAACGTGCACAACCTTCAGGATCTCGACGCCGAGTTCCCGCTCGGGCTCCTCTCCGCGGTCACTGGCGTCTCCGGATCGGGAAAATCATCTCTGATCAGCCAAATCGTTGCCGATGGCCCCGTTGACCGCCTTGTCACCGTCGACCAGAAGCCGATCGGCCGCACCCCCCGCTCGAACCTCGCCACCTACACCGGCCTGTTCGACGCGGTCCGCGCGGCCTTCGCGGCCACCCCCGCTGCCCGCAGCCGCGGCTTCGGGGCCGGGCGCTTCTCCTTCAACGTCACCGGCGGCCGCTGCGAGACCTGCCTCGGTGAGGGCTCCGTCACCGTTGAACTCCTCTTCCTCCCCGGCAGCTACGCCCTGTGCCCGGCGTGCCACGGATCCCGCTACAACCCGGAGACCCTCGAGGTCGACTACCGCGGCAAGACCATCGCCGACGTCCTCGGCCTCAGCGTCGACGCCGCCGCCGGGTTCCTCGCGGACGTGCCTGCCGCCGCCCGCAGCCTGGAGACCCTCCGCGAGGTCGGCCTCGGCTACCTCCGCCTCGGCCAGCCCGCTACGGAGCTCTCCGGTGGCGAGGCCCAGCGCATCAAGCTCGCCTCCGAGCTCCAGCGCGCCCGCCGCGGCCATACCCTGTACCTGCTCGACGAACCGACAACGGGCCTGCACCCGGCGGATGTCCAGCTCCTGCTCGCCCAGCTGAACCGGCTGGTCGACGCGGGCAACACCGTCGTCGTGGTCGAACACAATCTCGATGTCATCGCGGCGGCCGACTGGGTGATCGATCTTGGCCCGTCCGGAGGCTCGGCTGGCGGGCGCATCCTTGTGGCCGGTCCGCCGGAGGTCGTCGCCGCCCATACGGGTAGCAAGACGGCGCCGTATCTCGCACGCCGCCTCAGCCAGGGAGTGGTGCAGTAA
- the fucO gene encoding lactaldehyde reductase, which produces MITRMIWNQTAHFGAGAISVIPGEIASRGFTRAFVVSDEVLVTTGVTGKVTSLLDDAGIPYEVYSDVTPNPPIEAVKRGVAAFAASGADVLIGIGGGSPQDTCKAIGIITNNPEFADVRSLEGVAATKRASVPIIAVPTTAGTASETTINYVITDVERSRKFVCVDPHAIPVVAVVDSEMMSSAPRSLKVATGLDALTHAIEGYTTKGAWELSDLFHLKAITMIAESLAAAADGDPVAADRMALAQYIAGMGYSNVGLGLVHGMAHPLGAFYNAPHGVANGILLAPVMAFNADATGDRFRDIAVAFKVAGAADLSVEDARTAAVTAVTAFARDLGNPTALREIGAKEEDLPALAQAAFDDVCTGGNPRDVTVEQILALYTSIY; this is translated from the coding sequence ATGATCACTCGCATGATCTGGAACCAAACGGCACACTTCGGCGCAGGGGCCATTAGCGTCATCCCCGGTGAAATAGCCTCCCGCGGCTTCACCAGGGCCTTTGTGGTCTCGGACGAAGTGCTCGTCACGACCGGCGTCACCGGCAAGGTCACGTCACTCCTCGACGATGCCGGAATCCCGTATGAGGTTTATTCGGATGTCACCCCGAACCCGCCGATCGAAGCGGTCAAGCGCGGCGTCGCGGCCTTCGCGGCTTCGGGCGCAGACGTATTGATCGGCATCGGCGGCGGCTCGCCGCAGGACACCTGTAAGGCCATCGGCATCATCACGAACAACCCCGAGTTCGCGGACGTGCGCTCGCTCGAGGGCGTCGCGGCCACGAAGCGGGCCTCCGTTCCGATCATCGCCGTTCCGACGACGGCGGGAACCGCATCAGAGACCACGATCAACTACGTGATCACTGACGTCGAACGCTCCCGCAAGTTCGTCTGCGTCGACCCGCACGCGATCCCGGTCGTCGCCGTCGTCGACTCCGAAATGATGTCCTCCGCGCCACGTTCGCTCAAGGTCGCCACCGGACTGGACGCGCTCACCCACGCGATCGAGGGCTACACGACCAAGGGCGCCTGGGAACTCTCCGACCTCTTCCACCTCAAGGCGATCACGATGATCGCCGAGTCGCTCGCCGCCGCCGCCGACGGCGATCCGGTTGCCGCGGACCGGATGGCCCTCGCCCAGTACATCGCGGGCATGGGCTACTCCAACGTCGGCCTCGGCCTCGTGCACGGGATGGCCCACCCGCTCGGCGCCTTCTACAACGCCCCGCATGGCGTGGCCAACGGCATCCTGCTCGCCCCCGTGATGGCGTTCAACGCCGACGCGACCGGCGACCGCTTCCGCGACATCGCGGTGGCCTTCAAGGTCGCCGGTGCCGCAGACCTGTCGGTGGAGGATGCCCGCACCGCGGCAGTCACGGCCGTCACGGCGTTCGCCCGCGACCTCGGCAACCCGACGGCACTGCGCGAAATCGGTGCGAAGGAGGAAGACCTCCCGGCACTCGCCCAGGCCGCCTTCGACGATGTCTGCACAGGCGGCAACCCGCGCGACGTGACCGTCGAGCAGATCCTCGCGCTGTACACCTCGATCTACTGA
- a CDS encoding rhamnulokinase family protein, which translates to MTTTTDAAVVAAVDLGATSGRVMLGHVGPNELRLRPVARFANGPIRLNEDGHPSLHWNIVELYRNVLAGLTTAAAEEPSLVSIGVDSWAVDYALLRQGRMLQLPYHYRDARTQPAVDLVHRVAAPAELYAANGLQFLPFNTLYQLTADLTAGSLDQADQVLLVPDLLNYWLTGVAVAERTNASTTGLLGVGSREWDEPLIDRLGFDRRIFPRLVDAGTRIGSLLPDVAGEIGARAPIDVTAIGSHDTASAVVAVPALSDDFAYISCGTWGLVGVELEAPVLSAAGHAANFTNEGGVDGRVRYLHNVMGLWLLSESIRTWEHAGETIVLADLLCAAGEVTGPVAVFDADDQRFLAPGDMPGRIRDYCLEHDLRVPRSNAELVRSILESLADAFARGVEQASLLSGANVSVVHIVGGGSQNRLLCQLTADRIGLPVLAGPVEATAIGNVLVQARAQGLVTGSLEGLRALVARSFVPERYTPVRTLVSR; encoded by the coding sequence ATGACCACCACCACGGATGCCGCAGTCGTCGCGGCCGTCGACCTCGGCGCCACGAGCGGCCGGGTCATGCTCGGCCACGTCGGGCCGAACGAGCTGCGCCTCCGCCCGGTGGCCCGCTTCGCGAACGGGCCGATCCGCCTCAATGAGGACGGGCATCCGTCGCTGCACTGGAACATCGTCGAGCTCTACCGCAACGTGCTCGCCGGCCTGACGACCGCCGCCGCGGAAGAGCCCTCCCTCGTGAGCATCGGCGTCGACTCCTGGGCCGTCGACTACGCGCTGCTGCGGCAGGGGCGGATGCTGCAACTCCCGTACCACTATCGCGACGCGCGCACCCAGCCCGCTGTCGATCTCGTCCACCGGGTCGCCGCCCCCGCCGAACTCTATGCGGCCAACGGACTCCAGTTCCTGCCGTTCAATACGCTCTACCAGCTCACCGCAGACCTGACCGCCGGCTCGCTCGACCAGGCCGACCAGGTGCTGCTCGTGCCCGACCTTCTCAACTACTGGCTCACCGGCGTTGCTGTCGCCGAACGCACCAACGCATCGACGACTGGCCTCCTCGGCGTCGGCAGCCGCGAGTGGGACGAACCGCTCATCGACCGGCTCGGCTTCGACCGCCGGATCTTCCCGCGCCTCGTCGATGCAGGGACCCGGATCGGTTCCCTGCTCCCTGACGTCGCCGGCGAGATCGGGGCCCGCGCCCCGATCGACGTGACGGCCATCGGCTCGCACGACACGGCATCCGCCGTCGTCGCGGTGCCTGCCCTCAGCGACGACTTCGCCTACATCTCGTGCGGCACCTGGGGGCTCGTCGGCGTCGAGCTCGAAGCCCCCGTGCTCAGCGCGGCCGGCCACGCGGCCAACTTCACTAACGAGGGCGGCGTCGACGGCCGGGTGCGCTACCTGCACAACGTGATGGGCCTCTGGCTGCTCAGCGAGTCGATCCGCACCTGGGAGCACGCCGGCGAGACGATCGTTCTCGCCGACCTGCTGTGTGCGGCCGGCGAGGTCACCGGGCCCGTCGCCGTGTTCGACGCCGACGACCAGCGCTTCCTCGCCCCCGGGGACATGCCGGGCCGCATCCGCGACTACTGCCTCGAGCACGACCTGCGCGTTCCGCGCTCGAACGCCGAACTGGTGCGCAGCATCCTCGAGAGCCTCGCGGATGCCTTCGCCCGCGGCGTCGAGCAGGCGAGCCTGCTCTCGGGCGCGAACGTCAGCGTCGTGCACATCGTCGGCGGCGGCTCGCAGAACCGCCTGCTCTGCCAGCTCACGGCAGACCGGATCGGGCTGCCCGTGCTCGCCGGCCCCGTCGAGGCCACCGCGATCGGCAATGTGCTCGTGCAGGCGCGGGCCCAGGGCCTCGTCACCGGTTCGCTCGAGGGGCTGCGCGCGCTCGTCGCCCGCAGCTTCGTACCCGAGCGGTATACGCCGGTCCGGACTCTCGTCAGCCGATAG
- a CDS encoding glycosyl hydrolase family 65 protein, with translation MNLTEEVILDPLDRNRFPVDEWALVETAFTGADIGRTETLFAVGNGYLGLRGNVDEGRDGHVQGTYINGFHETWPIRHAEEAFGFARVGQTIVNAPDAKMIRVYVDDEPLVLTLAELLSYERRLDFTTGVLSRSLVWRTPSGKRVLIRSRRMVSFTDRHLAIIDYEVTMLDADASVVISSQILNRQDGISEYDRPKASMTTDWDPRKAESFTDRVLQPRFKRASGGRYILGFRCTNSAMTIACAADHQIETANEFVESSAIGDDLAKHVYTIKAKQGNSIHITKTLSYHTSAGVPTHELADRCERTLDRARDEGIESFIARQQEWLTDFWARTDVQLPGQPVLQQAVRWNLFQLAQASMRADGQGVSAKGVSGSGYGGHYFWDTEVYVLPFLTYTSPNAARNALRFRHGMLDQARDRATELNQLGALFPWRTINGLESSAYYAAGTAQYHIDADIAYALSQYVAATGDEDFLAREAIDILVETSRMWADLGFWRGNGHGNDVFHIHGVTGPDEYTTVVNDNLYTNIMARSNLRNAVTAVRRLRYIDRDAYDAMVARLNLQDTEVAEWAFAAEAMHIPFDKGLAIHPQDAQFLEKERWDLSQTPPQNRPLLLHYHPLVIYRFQVLKQADVVLALLLQGDQFTPEEKLADFDYYDPLTTGDSTLSDVVQSIIAAEVGYHELALRYFTSGLFVDLADLHHNAADGVHVASAGGVWSALVYGFGGMRDHNGRVTLDPRLPEGWEGLTFRITLKGTRLRIDLRQAEVEVTVEAGVEAKLAVRGAPAFTVRLGQPVIVPLEHQGARTPGAPSPAAIEGGRRDDGTVITSSIPTIAHLTDFMDQVD, from the coding sequence ATGAACCTGACCGAAGAGGTCATCCTGGACCCTCTCGACCGCAATCGTTTCCCGGTCGACGAATGGGCCCTCGTCGAGACGGCGTTCACCGGAGCCGACATCGGTCGCACCGAGACCCTCTTCGCGGTCGGCAACGGCTACCTCGGCCTGCGCGGCAACGTCGACGAGGGCAGGGACGGCCACGTCCAGGGCACCTACATCAACGGTTTCCACGAGACCTGGCCGATCAGGCACGCGGAAGAGGCATTCGGTTTCGCCCGCGTCGGCCAGACGATCGTCAACGCTCCCGACGCCAAGATGATCCGCGTCTACGTCGACGACGAACCCCTCGTGCTGACCCTCGCCGAGTTGCTCAGTTACGAGCGCCGGCTCGACTTCACCACCGGCGTCCTCTCTCGCTCACTCGTCTGGCGCACGCCCTCGGGCAAGCGGGTTCTGATCCGGTCGCGCCGGATGGTGTCGTTCACCGACCGGCACCTCGCGATCATCGACTACGAGGTCACCATGCTCGACGCGGATGCGTCCGTCGTGATCTCGAGCCAGATCCTGAACCGCCAGGACGGCATCAGCGAATACGACCGGCCCAAGGCCTCGATGACGACAGACTGGGACCCGCGCAAGGCGGAGTCCTTCACCGACCGGGTGCTGCAGCCACGCTTCAAGCGCGCCTCCGGCGGCCGGTACATCCTCGGCTTCCGCTGCACGAATTCCGCGATGACGATCGCCTGCGCCGCCGACCACCAGATCGAGACCGCCAACGAGTTCGTCGAGTCCTCCGCGATCGGCGACGACCTCGCCAAGCACGTGTACACGATCAAGGCCAAGCAGGGCAATTCAATCCACATCACGAAGACGCTCAGCTACCACACCTCCGCGGGCGTGCCCACTCACGAGCTCGCCGACCGGTGCGAACGCACTCTGGACCGCGCGCGGGACGAGGGCATCGAATCGTTCATCGCCCGCCAACAGGAATGGCTCACCGATTTCTGGGCGCGCACCGACGTGCAGCTTCCCGGGCAGCCCGTGCTGCAGCAGGCCGTGCGCTGGAACCTGTTCCAGCTCGCCCAGGCTTCGATGCGCGCCGACGGCCAGGGCGTCTCCGCGAAGGGCGTGTCCGGCTCCGGCTATGGCGGCCACTATTTCTGGGACACGGAGGTCTACGTCCTGCCGTTCCTGACCTACACCTCGCCGAACGCGGCCCGCAACGCGCTCCGCTTCCGGCACGGGATGCTCGACCAGGCCAGAGACCGCGCGACGGAGCTCAACCAGCTCGGCGCCCTGTTCCCGTGGCGCACGATCAACGGGCTCGAGTCCTCCGCCTATTACGCGGCGGGCACTGCCCAATACCACATCGACGCCGACATCGCCTATGCGCTCAGCCAGTACGTCGCCGCAACCGGCGACGAGGACTTCCTCGCCCGCGAGGCCATCGACATCCTCGTCGAGACGAGCCGAATGTGGGCGGACCTCGGCTTCTGGCGAGGCAACGGTCACGGCAACGACGTGTTCCACATCCACGGTGTCACCGGGCCGGACGAGTACACGACCGTCGTCAACGACAACCTGTACACGAACATCATGGCGCGCTCGAACCTGCGGAACGCCGTGACCGCGGTCCGCCGGCTGCGGTACATCGACCGCGACGCCTACGACGCCATGGTCGCCCGGTTGAACCTCCAGGACACCGAGGTCGCCGAGTGGGCATTCGCCGCCGAGGCGATGCACATTCCCTTCGACAAGGGCCTCGCCATCCACCCTCAGGACGCTCAGTTCCTCGAGAAGGAACGCTGGGACCTGTCGCAGACGCCTCCGCAGAACCGGCCGTTGCTGCTGCACTACCACCCGCTCGTGATCTACCGCTTCCAGGTCCTCAAGCAAGCGGATGTCGTCCTCGCGCTGCTCCTGCAGGGGGACCAGTTCACGCCGGAGGAGAAGCTGGCCGACTTCGACTACTACGACCCGCTCACGACCGGCGACTCGACCCTGTCCGACGTGGTCCAGTCGATCATCGCGGCCGAAGTCGGGTACCACGAGCTCGCGCTCCGGTATTTCACCTCCGGCCTGTTCGTCGACCTCGCGGACTTGCACCACAACGCGGCGGACGGCGTTCACGTCGCATCCGCCGGCGGAGTCTGGAGCGCCCTCGTCTACGGATTCGGCGGCATGCGCGATCACAACGGCCGGGTCACCCTCGACCCGCGGCTGCCGGAAGGCTGGGAGGGGCTCACCTTCCGGATCACGCTCAAGGGCACGCGGCTCCGAATCGACCTCAGGCAGGCCGAGGTCGAGGTGACCGTCGAAGCCGGAGTCGAGGCGAAGCTCGCCGTGCGCGGGGCGCCCGCTTTCACGGTGCGTCTCGGCCAGCCCGTCATCGTCCCGCTCGAACACCAGGGCGCCCGCACTCCCGGGGCTCCGTCGCCGGCTGCGATCGAGGGCGGACGTCGCGACGACGGCACCGTGATCACCTCGTCGATCCCGACGATCGCGCACCTGACCGACTTCATGGACCAGGTCGACTGA
- a CDS encoding aldehyde reductase — protein sequence MSGELVLVTGGSGFVGAHCIVRLLTAGYRVRTTVRTLTREPEVRAMVAAGGADAGSALSFTVADLLSDVGWAEAVNGCAFVLHVASPFPVREPADQDELIVPARDGALRVLRAARDGGVKRVVLTSSFAAVGYGAQHPDRPFTEDDWTDPTASVSAYVRSKTIAERAAWDFVDREGGTLELTVINPVGIFGPVLGTDLSSSVELLRGLLTGAVPAVPRIETNIIDVRDVADLHVRAMTSPLAPGERFLAVAGPPTTFPEIAALLRSNLGDVARRVPRRVLPTWLVRVLAPFSAPLRQVAPQLGRTRNASHEKARWMLGWEPRSNEEAILATAESLVRLRLL from the coding sequence ATGAGTGGTGAGCTGGTTCTGGTGACCGGAGGGTCCGGCTTCGTGGGTGCGCACTGCATCGTGCGGCTCCTCACCGCGGGCTACCGGGTGCGCACGACGGTGCGCACCCTCACCCGGGAGCCGGAGGTACGCGCGATGGTCGCCGCGGGCGGGGCGGATGCCGGCAGCGCGCTCTCCTTCACCGTCGCCGACCTGCTCTCCGACGTCGGCTGGGCGGAAGCGGTGAACGGCTGCGCCTTCGTCCTGCACGTCGCCTCGCCGTTCCCCGTGCGCGAGCCGGCGGACCAGGACGAGCTCATCGTCCCCGCCCGCGACGGCGCGTTGCGGGTGCTCCGGGCCGCGCGGGACGGCGGCGTGAAGCGGGTCGTGCTGACCTCTTCGTTCGCCGCCGTCGGGTATGGCGCCCAGCATCCGGACCGCCCGTTCACCGAGGACGACTGGACGGACCCGACCGCCTCTGTGAGCGCATACGTCAGGTCGAAGACCATCGCCGAACGTGCCGCCTGGGACTTCGTCGACCGCGAGGGCGGCACCCTCGAGCTCACGGTTATCAACCCGGTCGGGATCTTCGGGCCCGTTCTCGGGACGGACCTCTCCAGTTCCGTCGAACTCCTCCGCGGGCTCCTGACGGGTGCGGTGCCCGCGGTGCCGCGGATCGAGACCAACATCATCGACGTGCGCGATGTCGCCGACCTGCACGTGCGCGCCATGACGAGCCCGCTCGCGCCCGGCGAACGGTTCCTCGCCGTCGCCGGACCCCCGACGACCTTTCCCGAGATCGCAGCCCTGCTGAGGTCGAACCTCGGCGACGTCGCGCGTCGGGTGCCCCGCCGGGTGCTGCCGACCTGGCTCGTCCGGGTCCTCGCCCCGTTCAGCGCCCCGCTCCGGCAGGTCGCCCCGCAACTCGGCAGGACGCGGAACGCCTCGCACGAAAAGGCCAGGTGGATGCTCGGCTGGGAGCCACGGTCCAACGAGGAGGCCATCCTCGCCACGGCGGAGAGCCTCGTGCGCCTCCGGCTCCTCTGA
- the rhaI gene encoding L-rhamnose isomerase: MTVSAETLRLLESQAIELPSWAFGNSGTRFKVFSTPGTPRTPQEKIADAATVNKFTALSPSVAIHIPWDKVDDYAALGKYAEDLGVALGTVNSNTFQDDAYKFGSLTHIDPTVRQMAIDHHFDCIDVMNQTGSEDLKIWLADGTNYPGQGDIRGRQDRLADSLAQIYARIGENQRLVLEYKFFEPAFYHTDVPDWGTSYAQVAALGDRAMVCLDTGHHAPGTNIEFIVAQLLRLGKLGSFDFNSRFYADDDLIVGAADPFQLFRILYEVIRGGGYGPDSTVAFMLDQCHNVEEKIPGQIRSVLNVQEMTARALSVDTVALAAAQEAGDVLGANGIMMDAFYSDVRTDLAAWRESRGLAADPIAAFKASGYQEKICAERVGGTQAGWGA, encoded by the coding sequence ATGACGGTATCCGCAGAAACCCTTCGCCTCCTGGAAAGCCAGGCCATCGAGCTCCCGTCGTGGGCGTTCGGCAACTCGGGCACCCGGTTCAAGGTCTTCTCGACCCCCGGCACGCCGCGCACCCCCCAGGAGAAGATCGCCGATGCCGCAACGGTCAACAAGTTCACCGCGCTTTCCCCGAGCGTCGCGATCCACATTCCGTGGGACAAGGTCGACGACTATGCGGCGCTCGGAAAGTACGCCGAAGACCTCGGCGTCGCGCTCGGCACGGTCAACTCGAACACGTTCCAGGACGACGCCTACAAGTTCGGCAGCCTGACGCACATCGATCCCACAGTGCGCCAGATGGCGATCGATCACCACTTCGACTGCATCGACGTGATGAACCAGACCGGATCGGAAGACCTGAAGATCTGGCTCGCGGACGGCACCAACTACCCGGGCCAGGGCGACATCCGCGGCCGGCAGGACCGCCTCGCGGACTCCCTCGCCCAGATCTACGCCCGGATCGGCGAGAACCAGCGCCTCGTCCTCGAGTACAAGTTCTTCGAGCCCGCTTTTTATCACACCGACGTGCCCGACTGGGGAACCAGCTACGCGCAGGTCGCCGCCCTCGGCGACCGCGCCATGGTCTGCCTGGACACCGGCCACCACGCACCCGGCACGAACATCGAGTTCATCGTCGCGCAGCTGCTCCGCCTCGGAAAGCTCGGCTCCTTCGACTTCAACTCCCGCTTCTACGCCGACGACGACCTCATCGTGGGCGCCGCGGACCCGTTCCAGCTGTTCCGGATCCTCTACGAAGTCATCCGCGGCGGCGGCTACGGACCTGACTCCACCGTCGCGTTCATGCTCGACCAGTGCCACAACGTCGAGGAGAAGATCCCCGGCCAGATCCGTTCCGTGCTCAACGTGCAGGAAATGACCGCCCGCGCCCTCTCCGTCGACACCGTCGCCCTCGCTGCCGCCCAGGAGGCCGGCGACGTCCTCGGCGCCAACGGCATCATGATGGACGCCTTCTACTCCGACGTCCGCACCGACCTCGCCGCGTGGCGCGAGTCCCGCGGACTCGCCGCCGACCCGATCGCCGCGTTCAAGGCATCCGGTTACCAGGAGAAGATCTGCGCAGAACGCGTCGGCGGCACCCAGGCCGGCTGGGGCGCCTGA
- a CDS encoding HAD-IA family hydrolase, translating to MTSPTFPLSPAQARDRILGLRGVLFDLDGVLTPTADVHMVAWSRLFTPFLEDQGVSPSYSDADYFRYIDGKPRYDGVRSLLASRGITLPDGDPTDAPTQDTVCGLGNRKNAAFNETLAEDGVTPYQGSLDFLDYVVNAGLKVAVVTSSRNGELTLGAAGIRDRFGIVVDGNLAAERQLAGKPAPDTYELGAELLGLTPAECVVVEDAESGVQAGRAGDFGLVLGVDRGVGPQTLLDAGADIVVSDLDELVPRPSEPSTSPETATQEATA from the coding sequence ATGACTTCTCCGACATTTCCCCTTTCGCCAGCCCAGGCCCGCGACCGCATCCTCGGTTTGCGTGGCGTGCTCTTCGACCTCGACGGCGTGCTGACTCCCACCGCCGACGTGCACATGGTCGCGTGGTCCCGGCTCTTCACCCCCTTCCTCGAAGACCAGGGGGTGAGTCCCTCCTATAGTGATGCCGACTACTTCAGGTATATCGACGGCAAGCCCCGCTACGACGGCGTGCGCAGCCTCCTCGCCTCGCGCGGGATCACGCTGCCAGACGGCGACCCCACGGATGCCCCGACGCAGGACACCGTGTGCGGCCTCGGCAACCGCAAGAACGCGGCCTTCAACGAGACCCTCGCGGAAGACGGCGTGACGCCCTACCAGGGTTCCCTCGACTTCCTCGACTACGTGGTCAACGCCGGGCTGAAGGTCGCCGTCGTCACGAGTTCCCGCAACGGCGAACTCACCCTCGGGGCAGCGGGCATCCGTGATCGCTTCGGTATCGTCGTCGACGGCAACCTCGCCGCCGAGCGCCAGCTCGCCGGGAAGCCCGCGCCGGACACCTATGAACTCGGCGCCGAGCTGCTCGGTCTCACTCCAGCAGAGTGCGTCGTGGTCGAAGACGCCGAGTCGGGAGTGCAGGCCGGCCGCGCCGGTGATTTCGGGCTGGTCCTCGGCGTCGACCGCGGCGTCGGCCCGCAGACTCTTCTGGACGCCGGAGCCGATATTGTCGTCTCAGACCTCGATGAACTGGTGCCCCGCCCGTCCGAGCCCAGCACGTCACCCGAAACCGCAACGCAGGAGGCCACCGCATGA